In the genome of Grus americana isolate bGruAme1 unplaced genomic scaffold, bGruAme1.mat scaffold_213, whole genome shotgun sequence, one region contains:
- the LOC129200488 gene encoding fibrous sheath-interacting protein 2-like has protein sequence MEPELLDLPLGVKIPVVPGSKPVFSRAKLGEKLHRPSGYFDLGDPYCRLTSTEYNSLHDPHLQAYYKRKDNLRRLKKEGYVTSDGKVGLGVAGLGKTVPSARGSLSTEAAYAQQQLPSRWVRALSGKAGCVAGLTVLG, from the exons atggagcctgagctgctggacctccCCCTCGGGGTCAAGATCCCTGTGGTGCCCGGCTccaagcctgtcttcagcagggcaaagctgggggaaaag cttcacCGGCCCTCAGGCTATTTTGACCTGGGCGATCCCTACTGTCGCCTAACGAGCACAGAGTACAACAGCCTCCATGACCCGCATCTGCAGGCCTACTACAAACGCAAAGACAACCTCCggaggctgaagaaagagggTTACGTCACCAGCGACGGCAAAGTAGGTTTGGGCgtcgctgggctgggaaaaacgGTTCCCTCCGCGCGGggttccctgagcacagaggcggcgtacgcacagcagcagctcccctcccgctgGGTTCGGGCTCTttcggggaaggcaggctgcgtAGCTGGCTTGACAGTGCTCGGGTGA